From Deltaproteobacteria bacterium, the proteins below share one genomic window:
- a CDS encoding sigma-54 dependent transcriptional regulator, with translation MAERILIVEDEASLRDALARILTAEGYEVRQAGDGKEALGILGAQRFDFLLCDLRMPVMGGLDLLREITARGIPGTVIMMSAFGTVETAVEAMKLGAYDYVSKPFMSDEILLTLRKAAERERLRTENAFLRSEIEKAARPEEILYASRPMEEVVRTAGKVKDYDATVLVTGESGTGKELVARLLHFGGRRKGKPFVAVNCGAIPETLLESELFGHRRGAFTEAKSDRAGLIEEAGGGTLFLDEIGEFPLPLQTKLLRFLQDGEIRRLGDTEIRKVNVRLVAATARDLEREVAGGRFREDLFYRLNVIRIHVPPLRERRDDIPLLAKHFLSHYCRKYGKREMSLSADALAAMTAHEWRGNVRELRNLMERCALLATGTEVPRAGLLAVWKGSGSPEGGGTGPAFEIRVPVSPERPDLKAAVRELERQLIRIALERTGWSRPKAAELLGISHPTLLYKAKEFGIEGG, from the coding sequence ATGGCTGAACGGATCCTGATCGTGGAAGACGAGGCGTCGCTGCGGGACGCGCTGGCGAGAATCCTGACCGCGGAAGGGTACGAGGTCCGGCAGGCGGGGGACGGGAAGGAAGCGCTCGGGATCCTCGGCGCGCAGCGGTTCGACTTCCTCCTGTGCGACCTGCGGATGCCCGTGATGGGCGGTCTCGACCTCCTGCGGGAGATCACCGCGCGCGGGATCCCCGGGACCGTCATCATGATGTCGGCGTTCGGCACCGTGGAAACCGCCGTCGAGGCGATGAAGCTGGGCGCCTACGACTACGTTTCGAAGCCGTTCATGAGCGACGAGATCCTCCTCACTCTGCGGAAGGCGGCGGAGCGGGAGCGGCTGCGGACCGAGAACGCCTTCCTGCGGAGCGAGATCGAGAAGGCCGCCCGCCCGGAGGAGATCCTCTACGCCTCCCGCCCGATGGAAGAGGTGGTCCGCACGGCGGGCAAGGTGAAGGATTACGACGCCACGGTGCTGGTCACCGGGGAGAGCGGCACCGGGAAGGAGCTGGTGGCGCGCCTTCTCCACTTCGGGGGACGCAGGAAAGGGAAGCCGTTCGTCGCCGTCAACTGCGGCGCGATCCCGGAAACGCTTCTCGAGAGCGAGCTCTTCGGCCACCGCCGGGGAGCCTTCACCGAGGCGAAATCCGACCGGGCCGGCCTGATCGAGGAGGCCGGCGGCGGCACGCTCTTCCTCGACGAGATCGGGGAGTTTCCCCTGCCGCTGCAGACGAAGCTGCTCCGTTTTCTCCAGGACGGGGAGATCCGCCGCCTCGGCGACACGGAGATAAGGAAGGTCAACGTGCGCCTGGTGGCCGCCACGGCGCGCGACCTCGAGCGCGAGGTGGCCGGAGGACGGTTCCGCGAGGACCTCTTCTATCGCCTCAACGTGATCCGGATCCATGTGCCCCCCCTGAGGGAGCGCCGCGACGATATTCCGCTCCTCGCGAAGCACTTCCTGTCCCACTACTGCCGGAAGTACGGGAAGCGTGAGATGTCCCTGTCGGCGGACGCTCTCGCGGCGATGACCGCCCACGAGTGGCGGGGGAACGTCCGGGAGCTTCGCAACCTGATGGAGCGATGCGCCCTCCTGGCGACGGGCACCGAGGTACCCCGCGCCGGGTTGCTTGCGGTGTGGAAGGGAAGCGGGTCCCCCGAGGGCGGGGGGACCGGACCGGCCTTCGAAATCCGGGTCCCCGTCTCCCCGGAGCGGCCGGATCTCAAGGCGGCGGTGCGGGAGCTCGAGCGCCAACTGATCCGGATCGCCCTGGAGCGGACCGGGTGGAGCCGGCCCAAGGCGGCCGAGCTGCTGGGGATCAGCCACCCGACGCTCCTGTACAAGGCGAAGGAGTTCGGGATCGAGGGAGGATAA
- a CDS encoding ATP-binding protein, protein MLSYRNLFRDVEVRLELGETPRAAILEDRFRQVLLNLVINAVDAMKGRGSVTVRTWVMEGWSPGQRSPLRRRASDPPEMDGTKLRAGEAGVGGGVAVAVTDTGGGIPAADLPLLFDPFFTTKEPGKGTGLGLSVSRTIVEGAGGEIRVESEEGKGATFLVVLPSARGTAGSGGEKGSHG, encoded by the coding sequence ATGCTCTCGTACCGGAACCTGTTCCGCGACGTGGAGGTTCGGCTGGAGCTCGGCGAAACGCCCCGGGCGGCGATCCTCGAGGACCGGTTCCGCCAGGTGCTGCTGAACCTCGTCATCAACGCGGTGGACGCGATGAAGGGCCGCGGAAGCGTGACCGTACGGACGTGGGTGATGGAGGGGTGGAGCCCCGGGCAACGATCCCCCCTGCGTCGCCGGGCGTCGGACCCGCCGGAGATGGACGGAACAAAGCTGCGCGCGGGCGAAGCCGGGGTCGGAGGAGGCGTCGCGGTTGCCGTGACCGACACCGGGGGCGGGATCCCGGCCGCCGATCTCCCGCTGCTCTTCGACCCGTTCTTCACGACCAAGGAGCCGGGCAAGGGGACGGGCCTCGGGCTCTCCGTTTCGCGGACGATCGTCGAGGGGGCGGGGGGGGAGATCCGCGTGGAGAGCGAGGAGGGGAAGGGAGCGACCTTCCTCGTGGTGTTGCCGTCCGCCCGCGGAACGGCGGGGAGCGGGGGAGAAAAGGGGAGCCATGGCTGA